The DNA region GTCATGCTCGCCAGTGGGCGCTACGCGATGCTGGACGATGGCATAGGATTCAGCCTGGTGCCCTGGAAACCGGTAATTGAACAGCGCCTGGGGCAGCCGCTTGCGGCCATAGTGCGCGGTAGCGGGGTATGTTGGGAGATCGGGCGTAAACGCGGGCCTGCTATCGTTTGAGACGATGGACAAAACGTTTTTTTCCATTCGATACCGAAGGCCTGCAATGTTTCGATCAAGAAAGCATCGCACGCGCACGGGGCATCTGCTGGCTCTACACTTGATCAAAATATTCGGCAAAAATTTGGCCGAATATAGTTCAGTCGCACGAACTTTTCTGGTGTGTCATCAAGCATATCCTTCACATTCCAAGAGCCATCAATTACCTGGATTCACCCGCCGGCTCTTGCACTCTTGCCGACCAATCCGACGGCGCCATACCTTCCCAGCGCCGGAATGCGCGCCTGAAACTGGCGATGTCCGCATAGCCCAAGAAATAGGTCACTTCTTTGATGGAAGACCCTTTTCTGAGCAGTTTTAACGCCATGCGATGCCTAATTGATTCCACTATTTCACGGTAAGTGGTTCCTTCTTCGATCAAGCGCCGATGAAGTGTCCGAGGCGTCGTGCTCAGCAGCCGTGCACATACGGTGAGATGAGGAATTGGCGGAAGCCGTTCTAGAACAATTTTCTCCAATTTCGAGCCTGCGCTCCTGTTATCTCCAGTTTCATTTAACTCTTCGACGCAGAAGCGTACTGCCTCTGTTAGAACCAATGGATCGTATTTCTGGGTGACTTCTTCGGCAGCAGAAATATCAAAAGATAAACCTGACCATTTCTGATTGTATCGAACTGCGCAGCCGTAAACGCCGCGTGCCAGTGCCGCATGAGGCGGCTCAGGAAATTGAAAGTAAGCCATATTGCAGGCACTGCGACTCAGAAATATGTCGTCGGCGATATTTTTGACTGCAACCATCGCGATTTCCGTCACCGTGTTGCTTGCAGAACCCAGACCGATCGCCGGTTCAAACCAGACCTCCAGACTTCCATTTACCTCGCGGGTATGAATACTGATAGCCTCCGTTCGGATGCAGACAAAACGCTCGACGATTTGCATGGCTTCACGGATGCTGCGGCTTGCCGCAGCCGCCATGCCGAGGACACCATGGGTTGCTGTAAGCAAACGACGCCCAGCCAATACCCCGAAGCCCGTCTCACGCGACAGACTGACGGCGCGGGTGATCAGCTCTCCAAACTTTTCGACGGCAACTACCGCCGACGCATCGGCAAGATCATCTTGCTTGAGGTCGGAAATGGCCAGCCACGCCACGGTATCCACGCCCAGTTCAGCCGCTTGATCTGCAATTTGCCGCAGGTAGGTGACTCGAACAGTTTTTGGGTTCACGGTTGTCTCGCTCCATGTTCTTGTGCCGGCCGGTGGCCGCCCTGAGGAGTCCGACACGCTCCTCAGCCTTCTTCCTCTGATGACTATCAAAACGATCCTACACGTAGCGGCAGGTGCTTGGCAAGAAATGCACCATGTTTGTCAGTTTATGCGCTTGCGACAGAAAGTGGTGGCGAAGTCTAATAAAAAAGGAAAAAAACATTCATTAGGAGACAATTGCGATGAATTTTCTTCACGGAAGAAGCTTGCACCAAGCGGAGATAAACGGGCAGACCATCACCGTCGAGCCCGATGAAACTTTGCTGGAGGCAGCGCAACGCCAGAACATCAACATTCCCTCCATCTGTCGTGTCGGCGGCTGCGGGACTTGCAAGTGCAAGCTCAAGAGCGGCAAGGTTGACGAACTGACCGAGACGGCGTACCTGCTGACGGAGAGGGAAATCTCCGACGGGTTCATATTGGCCTGCCAGAGCCGCCTGCGCAGCGATGTGAAGATCGAGCTGGATCGGGAGGGTGCGATCGATGGCCCTCCGGTCAAGGGCGTGATCGTCGGCAAGCAAATGCTGACTCACGACATCGCGAGAATCGACATTCAACTGGACACGCCGATTCGCTATCGTGCCGGCCAGTTTGCAGAGGTCACGCTGACTTCGATGTGGGATGCTCCTCGCAGCTATTCATTCTCGGCCGCACCTGGCAATGATCGCCAAGTGAGTTTCACGGTGCGCCGTGTGCCGGGGGGGCGGGTGTCCGGGCATCTCGTGGACCAGGCGCATGTGGGCGAATCGGTCGCCGTGCGCGGCCCCGGCGGTCACTTTTACATGCGCCCGGGCCGGGGGCCAGTCCTTATGGTGGCTGGTGGCAGCGGCTTGGCGCCCATCCTCGCGATGCTTCAAGACATGAAGCGCTCGGGCGACACGCGGCCGGTGACGGTGCTGTTTGGCGCTCGGAGCCAGAAGGATCTGTACGCGCTCGACGAGATGGCAGCCTACGAAAAGGATTGGCCGAACTTCCGGTTCGTGCCGGTTCTGTCCGAGGCCGACCCTTCATCGCCCTGGGACGGGCGCACTGGCTTGGTGACGGAGCACATTCCAGAACTGCTTGGGGGCGCCACGTCGGCTTATCTGTGCGGCCCGCCGGCCATGATCGACTCGGCCATCGCCGTCCTGCGCCAGCGTGGTATTGCAGACACGAATTTGCACGCGGACCGCTTCGTCGATCAGGCGCCCAAGCTCCACACCGGCTTCTACGGCGCTGTCGGCTTGCCTACCGTTGAGCGTGTGCCAGCCAATATCTTGGACTATCTGAAGTTCTTCCTTTTGCATGGGGCGGGGATCGGTGCTTTGGTCTCCATTCTGGCGGGCGGCGCCTACACCAGTTTGGGGCTGCTCGGCTTTCTCGCCTTCTACGTTGGCGGTGATGCGCTGTTGGGCAACGATACCCGAACGCCAAAATACAAATCACCGTGGATTCTCACGGTGCAACTGTGGTTCATCCTGCCCCTGGTGGCGCTGATCGTATTTGCCTACATCTGGACGCTTTCTTCCGGTGATCCGTTGGGATTCGGCGCATGGGTAGCCCATCTCACCCACTATGACGTTCTGGCCGCCCGGGAGGCGACGGGCTTTTGGCACCACCTCACTGGAGGCATATTGACTGGCTTCGTGATTGGCGTGCTGGGAACGATCACGGCGCACGAATTGACGCATCGCACTTGGGAGCCGGTCTCGATGTTCATTGGCCGTTGGCTGCTGTCTTTCAGCTTCGACGTGGGATTCGCCATCGAGCATGTCTACGGGCATCACCGCTATGTGTCGACCGAGCATGATCCGGCCACGGCCCCGCGAGGACGCAATGTGTATCAGCACATCGTAATCTCCACCATTCGCGGCAACGCCAGCGCCTGGCGCATCGAAGCCGAACGCCTCAAGCGCAAGCATCTTCCGGTGATCTCCTTGCGCAACGCCTATATCCGCGGATTGCTCATGAGTGCGGTGCTCGTGGCGATCGCCTACTGGATGGCGGGATGGATCGGCGTGCTTGGATTTACCGGCAGCGCGCTGTGGGGAAAATCCCTGCTCGAAATCGTGAACTACATGGAGCATTACGGCATGGTGCGCGCTCCCGATCAGGCTGTACAACTACGGCACTCATGGAATACCAATGCCAGAATGAGTTCCTGGGCCATGTTCAATCTAAGTCGGCATTCGCACCACCATGCCCAAGGCGAGGTGCCTTACCAGAACTTGATGCCCTTGCCGGAGGCCCCGACAATGGCCGCTGGCTACCTTACCACGATACTGCTGACGATGATTCCGCCGCTTTGGCAGCGAATGATGATCCCCAAGCTCATGGAGTGGGATCGGCACTACGCCACGCCAGAGGAGAGGGAGTTGGCGCTGCGTGCAAACCAGAAAAGTGGCCTGAAGGCATTGCGTTTCTACGACCCACGCCAATGGAACAAGGAATTGGCGGCTGGCTGAACACGCTCGCTGCTCCTTCCACTCCCTTCTTTCAATTCGGAGCCATCGGCTCCTTCGTGGGCTCTTATGAATTTCGATTACATCATCTTAGGCGGCGGCTCTGCCGGCGCCACCTTGGCCTCGCGGCTGAGCGAAGACTCCCGCATCAGTGTTTGCCTGCTTGAGGCGGGCGGACAAGGCGACTCATTGGTCGTCCGCATGCCAGCTGGAACGGTGGTCATGATGCCAGGCAAGGGCAAGATCAATAACTGGGCATTCAACACCGCACCTCAGCCGAACCTCAATGGTCGGCGGGGCTATCAACCGCGGGGCCGCGCCCTTGGCGGATCTTCGGCCATCAACGCCATGCTCTATGTCCGTGGACAGCGTCAGGACTACGATCACTGGGCCGACCTGGGGTGTCAAGGGTGGGACTGGAACTCGGTGCTGCCGTATTTCCTGAAGGCAGAGAACAACGAGCGTGGAGCGAGCAAGCTCCATGGCGGGAATGGACCTTTGCATGTGTCCGAGCAGCGTAGCCCCAGGCCGATCACGCTTGCGTTCATTGAGGCAGCCAAGCAGCGCGGCATTCCGTTTCGTGCCGATTTCAATGATGGAGACAACGAAGGCGTTGGCTTGTATCAGGTCACGCAATTCCACGATGCTGCCCGCCGAGGCGAGCGTTGCTCCGCTGCAGCCGCATACTTGCATCCTCTGCGGGGGCAACGGCCGAATCTCACGATCAAGACGAATACCCGCGCCAGCCGGATCATCTTCGAGGGCAAGCGCGCCGTGGGCGTGGCCTACCATGCCGGCGGTGCCGAACACGAGGTCAGGGCCAAGCGGGAGGTCATTCTGGCTGCCGGCGCCTTTGGTTCACCGCAGATTCTTCAGCTGTCCGGCGTCGGGCGCCCGGAAGACATCACCCATCACGGCATCCGCATGGTGCATGAGTTGCCCGGTGTTGGCCAGAACTTGCAGGATCACCTGGATTTCATTCTGGCCTACACCTCCCAGGACACTGACAACTTCGGCATCGGACTCAAAGGGTCAGTGGACATGCTGGGCCACATTTCCAGTTGGCGCAAGGATGGCAGCGGCATGCTTGCCACCCCATTTGCCGAGGGCGGCGCATTCTTCAAGAGCGCCCCTGACGTGGATCGGCCGGATTTGCAACTGCACTTCGTGATCTCGATCGTGGACGACCACGCGCGCAAACTGCATGTTGGGTATGGTTTCTCGTGCCACGTCTGCAATCTGCGCCCTTACTCGCGTGGCGAGGTGTTCTTGCAATCACCCAACCCGCTGGACGACCCAGGAATTGATCCGCGCTTCCTGTCTGACGAGCGTGACGTGAAGCTCCTGGTCCAAGGGGCCAAGGCCACACGAGAGATAATGCTGGCATCCCCCTTGGCCAAGTACCGTGGGCGCGAATTGTTCGGCGTTACCGATGGCATGAGTGATGCGCAATGGGGCCAGCTCATTCGAGATCGATCCGACACCATTTACCACCCGGTCGGCACCTGCAAGATGGGTGTGGACCCAATGGCCGTGGTCGATGCGGAGCTGAAGGTACATGGTCTGCAAGGTTTGCGTGTCGTCGATGCCTCCATCATGCCGACTTTGATCAGCGGCAACACCAACGCGCCAACGATCATGATCGCCGAGAGGGCTGCGGACCTCATTAAACGAGCACATGGACACCCAGCCCAGATTTCCCGAAAGAACGAACGCCAAGCATACGAGAGCGCACTCCTCAGGTAAATCTGGTGCATTACTTCTTGCATACCAATAGAAAAACCTCTTAAAGGCCGCTGGCACGATGCTTGCGCTTGGTGGACCGTCTACTTCAGTCTCCATTCGCCTCAATCCTCTGGTTGTCGACGTCGGCCTCAAATACCAATTCTGAAAGAAAGTAGAAAAATGCTCGGAAAAATGATGCGCGAGCCTTTGCTCGTCTCCAGTCTCATCGCCCATGCTGCGCGTTACCATGCCGATACGCCAGTCGTTTCCGTCAACACCACGGGCGGGATCGAACACACGACCTGGGGTCAAGTCGAGATCAATGCGCGACGCCTGTCGTCAGCGCTGGCCAAGCTGGGCGTGCAATCGGGCGAGCGTTGCGCGACCATTGCATGGAACAATCGGCGACATTTGGAAATTTACTATGGCGTTTCCGGCGCGGGCATGGTGTGCCACACAGTCAATCCGCGCCTGTCCGCCGAAACCCTGATCTACATCGTCAACCACGCCGATGATCAGGTGCTGTTCATCGACCGGACCTTTCTGCCCATTGTGGCCAAGCTTCGGTCGGCATTGAGCACCGTCAAACATGTCATTCTCATGGGGCCACGCGATGAGGAGGCATCGGGCATGTTGGATGGCTTGCAGTTCTACGACGAGGTGGTCGCCTCGGGCGACGCCGACTACCCGTGGCCGAGCATTGACGAGGATCTACCTTCTTCGTTGTGTTACACCTCCGGCACTACGGGACATCCGAAGGGTGTGCTTTACAGCCACCGCTCCACGGTGCTGCATGCGTTGGCGGGCAACAGCCCGGACGGCATTGGCGTTTCGGCCCGCGATGCTGTCATGCCGGTTGTTCCCATGTTTCACGTCAACGCCTGGGGAGTGCCCTACATTGCGGCGGCGCAGGGAGCGAAACTGGTATTGCCTGGCCCGAACCTTGACGGCCCAAGTCTCGCCACCCTGATCGACGACGAGGAAGTCGGTCTGGCACTTGGCGTTCCCACGATCTGGATGGGACTGCTGGCGGCGTTGAGGGCGCGCGGCACCAAGCCCAAAAGCTTGAAACGCACCATCGTTGGCGGCGCGGCACTGCCGCCGTCGATGTTCGCCGCGTTCCGGGACGAGTTCGGTGTCGAACTGATCCATGCCTGGGGCATGACCGAAACGAGCCCGCTGGGCACCCTGAATCAACCACTGGCTCGCCACATCCATCTTGATCCTCAGCGGCAGAGCGAAGTGCGACTGGGGCAGGGACGACCACCCTACGGCGTTCAGCTGCGCGTGGTCGATGACGGCGGCGCAGTCTTGCCGAACGACGGCAAATCCCCGGGCAAACTACAGATCAGGGGGCACTGGATCGTCAGCAGCTACTTCGGCGCCGAATCCAGTGCGCTGACCAGTGATGGCTGGTTCGACACCGGTGATATAGCAACGCTTGATGTCAACGGCTATATGGTCATCCGCGACCGCGCCAAGGACATCATCAAGTCTGGTGGAGAGTGGATTTCATCGGTCGAGATCGAGAACATCGCTATCGGACATCCTGCCATCGCCAATGCGGCGGCCATCGGCGTGCCCCACCCGAAGTGGGACGAACGACCGGTTCTGGTCGCCGTGAAAAAGGAAGGCGCGAATGTGTCCGAAGCGGACCTTCTGGCCTGCTTCAAAGGACGCCTGCCGGACTGGCAGATCCCCGACAAAGCCGTCTTCGTTGATGTGCTGCCACTCAGTGGCACGGGGAAGGTGCTCAAGAACAGGCTCCGCGAAGCCTACGGCAGCCTCCTGACCGGCAATACCACGGAGAGCACGCAGTGATGGGGGCCGCTCTCCCAAATTTCGATATTCAGGCCCTGTTGGATCAGGACTTGCAGGCACTGGATGGGGCCAAGCACCACTGGGCAAAAACCTCGGTCGCCGATCGGATTGCTATTCTCGGCCGCATCAAGCCAGCGCTGATGCAGGTTGCGCAGGGGTGGGCGGAGACAGCTGCCCGGAAGAAGCGCATTCCGCATGCATCGCCGCTGGCCGGGGAGGAATGGCTCTCCGGCCCCTACGCCCTCATGGGCGCCTGCAACGGGTTGATGCAGACACTCGGTGCCATTGATAGAAAGGAATATCTTGAGCACTTGCCCTTGGGCCACCTCAAGAATGGGCAATTGGCGGTTAGAGTTCTGCCCCATTCGATCTGGGATCGGTTGCTCCTATCCGGGGTCTCAGCTGAAGTCTGGATGCAAAAGGGAATCTCCGAGGCCAGTCTCGCTCAACATGCGGCGGTCGCCTATGACATCCCTCCCGAACAGCGGCGCGGTAAGGTGGCCCTAGTCTTGGGGGCAGGCAACATCGCGGCCATCTCGCCTCTCGATGCATTTCAGAAGCTGTTTATCGAAAACCAGGTGGTTCTGCTGAAGATGAATCCGGTCAACGACTACCTGACCGACTATCTCAAGGCAGCCCTGCGGCCCCTGATCGAATGCGACGCGCTACGCATCATTCGCGGCGATGGCGCCGTGGGTGCCTACCTGTGCGAGCATCCGCTGGTAGAGGAAATCCACATCACCGGCGCAAAGGCCACCCACGATGCCATCGTCTGGGGCATCGGAGAAGAAGGCGCACGCAACAAGGCCGCGAATACACCGAAGAACCATCGAAAGATCACGTCCGAACTGGGCGCAGTCTGCCCCACCATTGTGGTGCCCGGGCCGTGGTCGAACGCGGACATCCGCTTTCAGGCCGAACAGATAGCAACGCACAAGTTGCACAACTCCGGCTTTAACTGCGTGGCGTGCCAAACCTTGATCGTGCCTCGTGGCTGGCGACACACGGACAAACTTTTGGCTGCTGTGTCCAATGTCATGTCGCGCTTCGGGCAGCGGGAGGCCTACTACCCTGGCAACGAGCAGCGCATCGAAGAGTTTGCCGCCCACGCCGGAGGTTCGGATGCGATCGACCGTGGTCTGCTTGCGCCTGCGTGCATTCTTGCGAACATGGATCGGGGCGATGAGCCATGGCTGGCGCAGCACGAAGTCTTCGGCACGGCGTTAGCAATAAAGTCCTTCGAATATAAAGATGCGGGGTCGTACCTTGAATCAGCCATTGCGTACGCTAATGACCGTTTGTACGGCACCCTGGGGGCAAATATTCTGATTCACCCCAAGACTGTGCGAGAGATCGGTCGTCAACGCTTCGAAGAACTGCTTCAAAAGCTGCGCTACGGCACCATCGCCGTGAATGCTTGGACCGGATTGGGATTTCTGCTTGCACCCTGCCCCTGGGGAGGATTTCCCGGAGGGTCGTCGCGCGATCCGCAATCTGGTATTGGGACGGTACATAACTCGTTCATGCTTGAAGGAACGGAGCGTACCGTCATATCCGCCCCATGGCGACCATTCCCTCGCAGTCTGCTCTCACTGCATCCAACGCTCCTTCCTCGGCCAC from Paraburkholderia aromaticivorans includes:
- a CDS encoding GMC family oxidoreductase, with product MNFDYIILGGGSAGATLASRLSEDSRISVCLLEAGGQGDSLVVRMPAGTVVMMPGKGKINNWAFNTAPQPNLNGRRGYQPRGRALGGSSAINAMLYVRGQRQDYDHWADLGCQGWDWNSVLPYFLKAENNERGASKLHGGNGPLHVSEQRSPRPITLAFIEAAKQRGIPFRADFNDGDNEGVGLYQVTQFHDAARRGERCSAAAAYLHPLRGQRPNLTIKTNTRASRIIFEGKRAVGVAYHAGGAEHEVRAKREVILAAGAFGSPQILQLSGVGRPEDITHHGIRMVHELPGVGQNLQDHLDFILAYTSQDTDNFGIGLKGSVDMLGHISSWRKDGSGMLATPFAEGGAFFKSAPDVDRPDLQLHFVISIVDDHARKLHVGYGFSCHVCNLRPYSRGEVFLQSPNPLDDPGIDPRFLSDERDVKLLVQGAKATREIMLASPLAKYRGRELFGVTDGMSDAQWGQLIRDRSDTIYHPVGTCKMGVDPMAVVDAELKVHGLQGLRVVDASIMPTLISGNTNAPTIMIAERAADLIKRAHGHPAQISRKNERQAYESALLR
- a CDS encoding AraC family transcriptional regulator produces the protein MNPKTVRVTYLRQIADQAAELGVDTVAWLAISDLKQDDLADASAVVAVEKFGELITRAVSLSRETGFGVLAGRRLLTATHGVLGMAAAASRSIREAMQIVERFVCIRTEAISIHTREVNGSLEVWFEPAIGLGSASNTVTEIAMVAVKNIADDIFLSRSACNMAYFQFPEPPHAALARGVYGCAVRYNQKWSGLSFDISAAEEVTQKYDPLVLTEAVRFCVEELNETGDNRSAGSKLEKIVLERLPPIPHLTVCARLLSTTPRTLHRRLIEEGTTYREIVESIRHRMALKLLRKGSSIKEVTYFLGYADIASFRRAFRRWEGMAPSDWSARVQEPAGESR
- a CDS encoding fatty acid desaturase, with the protein product MNFLHGRSLHQAEINGQTITVEPDETLLEAAQRQNINIPSICRVGGCGTCKCKLKSGKVDELTETAYLLTEREISDGFILACQSRLRSDVKIELDREGAIDGPPVKGVIVGKQMLTHDIARIDIQLDTPIRYRAGQFAEVTLTSMWDAPRSYSFSAAPGNDRQVSFTVRRVPGGRVSGHLVDQAHVGESVAVRGPGGHFYMRPGRGPVLMVAGGSGLAPILAMLQDMKRSGDTRPVTVLFGARSQKDLYALDEMAAYEKDWPNFRFVPVLSEADPSSPWDGRTGLVTEHIPELLGGATSAYLCGPPAMIDSAIAVLRQRGIADTNLHADRFVDQAPKLHTGFYGAVGLPTVERVPANILDYLKFFLLHGAGIGALVSILAGGAYTSLGLLGFLAFYVGGDALLGNDTRTPKYKSPWILTVQLWFILPLVALIVFAYIWTLSSGDPLGFGAWVAHLTHYDVLAAREATGFWHHLTGGILTGFVIGVLGTITAHELTHRTWEPVSMFIGRWLLSFSFDVGFAIEHVYGHHRYVSTEHDPATAPRGRNVYQHIVISTIRGNASAWRIEAERLKRKHLPVISLRNAYIRGLLMSAVLVAIAYWMAGWIGVLGFTGSALWGKSLLEIVNYMEHYGMVRAPDQAVQLRHSWNTNARMSSWAMFNLSRHSHHHAQGEVPYQNLMPLPEAPTMAAGYLTTILLTMIPPLWQRMMIPKLMEWDRHYATPEERELALRANQKSGLKALRFYDPRQWNKELAAG
- a CDS encoding long-chain fatty acid--CoA ligase gives rise to the protein MLGKMMREPLLVSSLIAHAARYHADTPVVSVNTTGGIEHTTWGQVEINARRLSSALAKLGVQSGERCATIAWNNRRHLEIYYGVSGAGMVCHTVNPRLSAETLIYIVNHADDQVLFIDRTFLPIVAKLRSALSTVKHVILMGPRDEEASGMLDGLQFYDEVVASGDADYPWPSIDEDLPSSLCYTSGTTGHPKGVLYSHRSTVLHALAGNSPDGIGVSARDAVMPVVPMFHVNAWGVPYIAAAQGAKLVLPGPNLDGPSLATLIDDEEVGLALGVPTIWMGLLAALRARGTKPKSLKRTIVGGAALPPSMFAAFRDEFGVELIHAWGMTETSPLGTLNQPLARHIHLDPQRQSEVRLGQGRPPYGVQLRVVDDGGAVLPNDGKSPGKLQIRGHWIVSSYFGAESSALTSDGWFDTGDIATLDVNGYMVIRDRAKDIIKSGGEWISSVEIENIAIGHPAIANAAAIGVPHPKWDERPVLVAVKKEGANVSEADLLACFKGRLPDWQIPDKAVFVDVLPLSGTGKVLKNRLREAYGSLLTGNTTESTQ
- a CDS encoding aldehyde dehydrogenase family protein, translating into MGAALPNFDIQALLDQDLQALDGAKHHWAKTSVADRIAILGRIKPALMQVAQGWAETAARKKRIPHASPLAGEEWLSGPYALMGACNGLMQTLGAIDRKEYLEHLPLGHLKNGQLAVRVLPHSIWDRLLLSGVSAEVWMQKGISEASLAQHAAVAYDIPPEQRRGKVALVLGAGNIAAISPLDAFQKLFIENQVVLLKMNPVNDYLTDYLKAALRPLIECDALRIIRGDGAVGAYLCEHPLVEEIHITGAKATHDAIVWGIGEEGARNKAANTPKNHRKITSELGAVCPTIVVPGPWSNADIRFQAEQIATHKLHNSGFNCVACQTLIVPRGWRHTDKLLAAVSNVMSRFGQREAYYPGNEQRIEEFAAHAGGSDAIDRGLLAPACILANMDRGDEPWLAQHEVFGTALAIKSFEYKDAGSYLESAIAYANDRLYGTLGANILIHPKTVREIGRQRFEELLQKLRYGTIAVNAWTGLGFLLAPCPWGGFPGGSSRDPQSGIGTVHNSFMLEGTERTVISAPWRPFPRSLLSLHPTLLPRPPWFITNRRQDVIGRLLTDFQFKPSWTKLPRIFVNALRG